The following coding sequences lie in one Megalodesulfovibrio gigas DSM 1382 = ATCC 19364 genomic window:
- a CDS encoding pyridine nucleotide-disulfide oxidoreductase/dicluster-binding protein: MPDQPHANRWTPFSFHKKERLMEQQTLRAWEQRCTQEEPPKCQAACPLHVDVRAFMAAMQQGKWKEARAVLARTMPLPGVLGLVCEQPCQTSCRRADLDEALRIGDLERAAIRLFPQREAIRPLPAKNVQVAILGAGLSALTCAWDLGKKGYTPVLHAPAGEWGGLLRDIPEDLLPSQALEDAFAQLAGLRVQRVEAPALNRALLDQLSAKFSVVYVGLDTPSLAGGPASLGLEPPAAVTWQSAENTFCGGFQTRTCIDAAFQGRMAAVSMDRFLQKVSLTAARDREGPFETTLFTSIEGLPTQAAAPVVWQDADTVRAEAGRCLLCECKECVKVCVYLEQFKGYPKKYARELYNNLSIIQGLRKANTMIESCSGCGLCEAVCPGDFHMGRLCLEARQEMVRTNKMPGSAYDFAVRDFEASVSDQAALLRHAPGADSSAYLFMPGCQLAGSSPAMVQRVYGHLRDRLPEPAGLLLSCCGAPVKWAGQQARFDAHLQALEQSIIAMGSPTIIAACTTCIDTFREHLPAVKWISMWEILETHPPEAAPVNRSFSLHDPCTARHLEPVRGAVRRLADRCGLALHEPRLSGELTECCGFGGGMESANPALADTVARTRASRCEGDILAWCAMCRDSLSRSGKTVHHLLDFLFPEAAEAPVCATCSYIRRGPGGPDRQENRRRLKRDLLAELWQERAAMHEDTSPVQLAPEVRDMVDQRRILLSDIRAALRHARETGRELTNQETGRRLVCHAPGTVTYWVEYSIETTHMAVYRIHRAWSHRMAISEV, translated from the coding sequence GCCTTCATGGCCGCCATGCAGCAAGGCAAGTGGAAAGAGGCCCGCGCCGTGCTGGCCCGGACCATGCCCCTACCCGGCGTGCTGGGCCTTGTGTGCGAACAGCCCTGCCAGACCAGTTGTCGCCGCGCGGATCTGGACGAAGCCCTGCGCATCGGGGATCTGGAACGCGCCGCCATCCGTCTGTTCCCGCAACGCGAAGCCATCCGCCCCCTGCCGGCCAAGAACGTCCAGGTGGCCATCCTGGGGGCTGGCCTCTCGGCCCTCACCTGCGCCTGGGATCTGGGCAAGAAAGGCTACACCCCGGTGCTGCATGCCCCCGCAGGGGAATGGGGCGGCCTGCTGCGGGACATTCCGGAAGATCTGCTGCCTTCACAGGCCCTTGAAGACGCCTTTGCCCAGCTGGCCGGCCTGCGCGTGCAGCGCGTGGAGGCGCCGGCCCTGAACCGTGCCCTCTTGGATCAGCTTTCTGCTAAATTTTCAGTAGTCTATGTTGGTTTGGATACGCCGTCGCTGGCCGGCGGTCCGGCATCCCTGGGACTGGAGCCCCCCGCGGCAGTGACCTGGCAATCCGCGGAGAACACCTTCTGCGGCGGCTTCCAGACGCGCACCTGCATCGACGCCGCCTTCCAGGGCCGCATGGCTGCGGTGTCCATGGACCGCTTTCTGCAAAAAGTCTCCCTCACCGCCGCCCGGGACCGCGAAGGCCCCTTCGAGACCACGCTGTTCACCAGCATTGAGGGCCTGCCCACCCAGGCGGCAGCCCCGGTTGTGTGGCAGGATGCAGACACCGTCCGCGCCGAGGCCGGCCGCTGCCTGCTGTGCGAGTGCAAGGAGTGCGTGAAGGTCTGCGTATACCTGGAACAATTCAAGGGCTATCCCAAGAAGTACGCCCGGGAGCTGTACAACAATCTTTCCATCATCCAGGGCCTGCGCAAGGCCAACACCATGATTGAAAGCTGCAGCGGCTGCGGCCTGTGCGAGGCCGTCTGTCCCGGCGACTTCCACATGGGCAGGCTCTGCCTGGAAGCCCGGCAGGAGATGGTCCGCACGAACAAGATGCCCGGCTCGGCTTACGACTTCGCCGTGCGGGACTTCGAAGCCAGCGTCTCGGACCAGGCCGCCCTGCTCCGCCATGCGCCGGGCGCGGATTCCAGCGCGTATCTCTTCATGCCCGGCTGCCAGTTGGCCGGCTCCTCGCCGGCCATGGTGCAGCGCGTGTACGGCCACCTGCGGGACCGCCTGCCCGAGCCGGCCGGGCTGCTGCTCTCCTGCTGCGGCGCACCGGTCAAATGGGCCGGCCAGCAGGCGCGCTTTGACGCGCATCTGCAGGCGCTGGAGCAATCCATCATTGCAATGGGATCGCCCACCATCATCGCCGCATGCACCACCTGCATCGACACATTCCGGGAGCACCTGCCTGCGGTCAAGTGGATCTCGATGTGGGAGATACTGGAAACGCACCCACCGGAGGCGGCCCCGGTCAACAGATCCTTCTCCCTCCATGACCCCTGCACGGCCCGGCATCTGGAGCCCGTACGCGGCGCGGTGCGGCGGCTGGCCGACCGCTGCGGCCTTGCCCTGCACGAACCGCGTCTGTCGGGCGAACTGACCGAGTGTTGCGGCTTCGGCGGCGGCATGGAGTCCGCCAACCCGGCCCTGGCCGACACCGTGGCCCGCACCCGCGCCAGCCGTTGCGAGGGAGACATCCTCGCCTGGTGCGCCATGTGTCGGGACAGCCTCTCGCGTTCCGGCAAGACCGTCCATCATCTGCTGGATTTCCTGTTTCCCGAGGCGGCCGAGGCGCCGGTCTGCGCCACCTGTTCGTACATCCGTCGCGGACCGGGGGGGCCAGATCGCCAGGAAAACCGCCGCCGGCTCAAGCGGGATCTGCTGGCCGAACTGTGGCAGGAACGGGCGGCCATGCACGAGGATACCAGTCCCGTCCAGCTGGCCCCCGAGGTGCGGGACATGGTGGACCAACGGCGCATCCTGCTCTCGGATATCCGCGCCGCCCTGCGCCATGCCCGCGAAACCGGCAGGGAACTGACCAATCAGGAAACAGGCCGCCGCCTCGTCTGCCATGCCCCGGGCACGGTGACGTACTGGGTGGAATACTCCATTGAAACCACGCATATGGCCGTCTATCGCATTCACCGCGCCTGGAGCCATCGCATGGCCATATCGGAGGTCTGA
- a CDS encoding DVU_1557 family redox protein, protein MQRFPEIIARYEGWRCAACDEPMTPGPAQLSYMGVVFDVELPRCPRCKAVLVPEELALGKMLDVEQVLEDK, encoded by the coding sequence ATGCAACGCTTTCCCGAGATCATCGCCCGGTATGAAGGCTGGCGCTGCGCCGCCTGCGACGAGCCCATGACGCCCGGACCAGCCCAGCTTTCCTATATGGGCGTGGTCTTCGACGTGGAGCTGCCCAGGTGCCCGCGCTGCAAGGCCGTGCTGGTGCCCGAGGAACTGGCCCTGGGCAAGATGCTGGATGTGGAACAGGTGCTGGAGGATAAATGA
- the trsM gene encoding DVU_1556 family methyltransferase: protein MIAPPPFHARAEVRAVLGQTLRPGGLALTGRLLDWAEAAGLAPGGRVLDLGCGPGASLQVLHRRGLKAVGVDATPPDIPGSLENVPRVQAAAEHLPFATASFHAVLCECAASCMGPGQALFDEIRRVLRPGGVLLLSDLYQRGPQCEARAGGGSCHEGALSLDGWRAALRRAGFCILTLEDHSRAMAELAARLVFAGALSLRSGQDCAPPGYFLCLATREG from the coding sequence ATGATCGCCCCGCCGCCCTTCCACGCCCGGGCCGAGGTGCGCGCCGTGCTGGGGCAGACCCTGCGTCCCGGCGGCCTGGCCCTCACGGGCAGGCTGCTGGACTGGGCCGAGGCCGCCGGCCTTGCGCCGGGCGGCCGGGTGCTGGATCTCGGCTGCGGCCCTGGCGCCTCCTTGCAAGTGCTCCACCGTCGAGGCCTGAAGGCCGTGGGGGTGGACGCCACGCCCCCGGATATTCCGGGCTCCCTCGAAAACGTGCCGCGCGTGCAGGCCGCGGCCGAGCACTTGCCCTTTGCCACGGCCAGCTTTCACGCCGTGCTCTGCGAGTGCGCCGCCAGCTGCATGGGCCCGGGACAGGCACTTTTTGACGAGATCCGCCGGGTGCTGCGCCCTGGCGGGGTGCTGCTGCTGTCGGACCTGTACCAGCGCGGTCCGCAATGCGAAGCCCGCGCTGGCGGCGGCAGCTGTCACGAGGGCGCGCTGTCCCTGGACGGCTGGCGCGCTGCCCTGCGGCGGGCAGGCTTCTGCATCCTGACCCTGGAAGATCACAGCCGGGCCATGGCCGAGCTGGCTGCCCGGCTGGTGTTCGCCGGGGCGCTGTCCTTGCGGTCCGGGCAGGACTGCGCGCCGCCCGGCTACTTCCTGTGCCTCGCAACCCGTGAAGGATGA
- a CDS encoding DVU_1555 family C-GCAxxG-C-C protein — MGYDSEHDVLRLAAEGFNCSQIVLRLGLELAGEDRPELVRIAHGLGHGIGHCGEICGALLGGVCLLSWHGGRGAAGELAHPMLDAMVADLTGWFRESACAGFCGIRCADILEDAGGRPHPERCAGLTAAAYEKAVEILQQYEIDPTMPPESAHA; from the coding sequence ATGGGATACGATTCGGAACACGACGTCCTGCGACTGGCAGCCGAAGGCTTCAACTGCAGTCAGATCGTCCTCAGGCTCGGCCTGGAGCTGGCCGGCGAGGACCGGCCGGAGCTTGTCCGCATCGCCCACGGCCTGGGCCACGGCATCGGCCACTGCGGCGAGATCTGCGGCGCGCTGCTGGGCGGGGTCTGCCTCCTTTCCTGGCACGGCGGCCGGGGCGCGGCGGGAGAACTGGCCCACCCCATGCTGGACGCCATGGTGGCCGATCTGACGGGCTGGTTCCGGGAATCCGCCTGCGCCGGCTTCTGCGGCATCCGTTGCGCAGACATCCTGGAGGATGCCGGCGGCCGGCCGCACCCGGAACGTTGCGCCGGCCTCACCGCGGCGGCCTACGAAAAGGCCGTGGAAATTCTCCAGCAATACGAGATTGATCCCACCATGCCCCCGGAGTCCGCCCATGCCTGA
- the trsS gene encoding radical SAM (seleno)protein TrsS produces MPEAATRSLCPECLQVLPAVYVQEGAEVFLRKTCPEHGVFQTIVWRGEPAFAGWLRPKTPVPGHAEARPAALGCPRDCGLCANHRQHTCCAVVEITQRCDLGCPVCYAASGSDAPADPDLTRLGWLLDRLKAQSGDCVVQLSGGEPCVRDDLPAIVALCKAKGFSFVQINTNGLRLAREPDFARRLAEAGADTIYLQFDSLDDAPYVALRGRPLRDTKLRAVDAAAAARLGVVLVATVVLGVNDGHLGALLRFAVANGPAVRGLHLQPVSYFGRMLSIPEDAQRITLPELMRGLETQTAGLVHAADCIPPGCEHALCSFHASYIRRPDGSLRLVSTPEGCCGPASAAPAAEGARKAKDFTRRQWAFPEDTPEGAEAAGEMDRFLADARRRAFSLSAMAFQDAWTMDLERLQGCCIHVLSPDGRLIPFCSYNCTSRHGQTLHRGVKA; encoded by the coding sequence ATGCCTGAGGCGGCGACACGCAGCCTGTGCCCGGAATGCCTGCAGGTGCTCCCGGCGGTATACGTCCAGGAAGGGGCGGAAGTGTTCCTGCGCAAGACCTGTCCGGAGCATGGCGTCTTTCAGACCATCGTCTGGCGCGGGGAACCGGCCTTTGCCGGCTGGCTGCGGCCCAAAACGCCCGTGCCCGGTCATGCCGAGGCTCGACCCGCGGCCCTGGGCTGCCCCCGCGACTGCGGCCTGTGCGCCAATCACCGCCAGCACACCTGCTGCGCCGTGGTGGAGATCACCCAGCGCTGCGACCTGGGCTGCCCGGTCTGCTACGCCGCCTCGGGATCGGATGCGCCGGCCGATCCTGACCTCACCCGCCTGGGCTGGCTGCTGGATCGTCTCAAGGCCCAGTCCGGAGACTGCGTGGTCCAGCTCTCGGGCGGCGAACCCTGCGTGCGGGACGATCTGCCGGCCATCGTCGCCCTGTGCAAGGCCAAAGGATTTTCCTTTGTGCAGATCAACACCAACGGCCTGCGTCTGGCCCGTGAGCCGGACTTCGCCCGCCGTCTGGCCGAGGCCGGGGCGGATACCATCTACCTGCAGTTCGATTCCCTGGACGATGCGCCATACGTGGCCCTGCGCGGCCGGCCCCTGCGGGACACCAAGCTGCGGGCCGTGGATGCCGCCGCCGCTGCCCGCCTGGGTGTGGTGCTGGTGGCCACGGTGGTGCTCGGCGTCAACGACGGCCACCTCGGGGCCTTGCTGCGCTTTGCCGTGGCCAACGGCCCGGCGGTGCGCGGGCTGCATCTGCAGCCGGTCAGCTATTTCGGCAGGATGCTCTCCATTCCGGAAGACGCCCAGCGCATCACCCTGCCGGAGCTCATGCGCGGACTGGAGACGCAGACCGCCGGCCTCGTGCATGCGGCAGACTGCATCCCCCCCGGCTGCGAGCATGCCCTGTGCTCCTTCCACGCCAGCTACATTCGTCGGCCAGACGGCAGCCTGCGCCTTGTCTCCACTCCCGAGGGCTGCTGCGGCCCTGCCAGTGCCGCGCCGGCGGCAGAGGGCGCGCGCAAGGCCAAGGACTTCACCCGCCGGCAATGGGCCTTTCCCGAAGACACCCCCGAGGGAGCGGAAGCCGCGGGCGAGATGGATCGCTTCCTTGCCGACGCCAGACGCCGCGCCTTTTCCCTCTCGGCCATGGCCTTTCAGGACGCCTGGACCATGGACCTGGAGCGCCTGCAGGGCTGCTGCATCCATGTGCTCAGTCCCGACGGCCGGCTGATTCCCTTCTGCAGCTACAATTGCACGTCCCGTCACGGCCAGACCCTGCACCGCGGGGTGAAGGCATGA
- a CDS encoding DVU_1553 family AMP-dependent CoA ligase, which produces MTGHRLDDWIAARLGLDTPGAPGTAQLRATQLQRLNETLAWARRHSPFWQTHLAGTPDVLHSLDALAGLPLLTVEQVRQQGPALCCLPQGDFERVITLQSSATTGPAKRLYFTRDDLDATADFFAAGMAHIVPPGGTVLLLMPGDRPGTVGDLLGQGLARLGSACISLGFLRDVDALHETIRTHAVACVVGLPWQVLAAARAGGRIPGLTSVLLSADRAPRWLVDELRQRLECEIFLHWGMTETGLGGAVECPAHDGLHPRLLDLHLEVIHPDSGTPLPPGEPGELVLTTLARRGMPLIRYRTGDLARLLPGPCACGSPLPRLENPTRRRSPSLALVTGDLVDETVLDDAVMQTPGLLACRLELLTVEGREVLRIHACGGAMEDIAARVQAVPGCQSLPLDIRQHRLESLLADTPPKRTIRRIVHKEPLHAAV; this is translated from the coding sequence ATGACCGGGCACCGTCTGGACGACTGGATAGCCGCCCGGCTGGGACTGGACACGCCGGGCGCGCCGGGCACCGCACAGCTGCGCGCGACGCAACTGCAACGCCTCAACGAAACCCTGGCCTGGGCCCGACGGCACAGCCCGTTCTGGCAGACGCATCTGGCCGGTACGCCAGACGTCCTACACTCCCTGGATGCGTTGGCCGGGCTGCCCCTGCTCACGGTCGAGCAGGTGCGCCAGCAGGGCCCAGCCTTGTGCTGCCTGCCCCAGGGCGACTTCGAGCGCGTAATCACCCTGCAGTCCTCCGCCACCACCGGTCCGGCCAAGCGGCTGTATTTCACCCGGGACGACCTGGACGCCACCGCGGACTTCTTTGCCGCAGGCATGGCCCACATCGTCCCGCCCGGCGGCACGGTGCTGCTGCTCATGCCCGGAGACCGCCCCGGCACCGTGGGGGATCTGCTGGGCCAGGGGCTGGCGCGGCTGGGCTCCGCGTGTATTTCTTTGGGATTCCTGCGGGATGTGGACGCGCTGCACGAGACCATCCGCACGCACGCCGTCGCCTGCGTGGTGGGCCTGCCCTGGCAGGTGCTGGCCGCAGCGCGTGCCGGCGGCCGGATCCCCGGCCTGACCTCGGTGCTGCTCTCGGCAGACCGCGCCCCGCGCTGGCTGGTGGACGAATTGCGCCAGCGCCTGGAGTGTGAAATCTTCCTACATTGGGGCATGACCGAAACCGGCCTCGGCGGCGCGGTGGAGTGTCCGGCGCATGACGGCCTGCATCCGCGGCTGCTGGATCTGCACCTGGAAGTCATCCATCCGGACTCCGGCACCCCCCTGCCGCCGGGCGAGCCGGGGGAACTGGTGCTGACCACCCTGGCCCGGCGCGGCATGCCGCTGATCCGCTATCGCACGGGGGATCTGGCCCGTCTGCTGCCCGGTCCCTGCGCCTGCGGCAGCCCTTTGCCACGGCTGGAGAATCCCACGCGCCGGCGTTCGCCTTCCCTGGCCCTTGTCACGGGGGACCTTGTGGACGAAACCGTGCTGGACGATGCCGTGATGCAGACCCCGGGCCTGCTGGCCTGTCGTCTGGAGCTGCTGACCGTCGAGGGGCGCGAGGTGTTGCGCATCCATGCCTGCGGCGGCGCGATGGAGGACATCGCGGCCAGGGTGCAGGCTGTGCCGGGCTGTCAGTCCCTGCCCCTGGACATCCGGCAGCACCGGCTGGAATCTCTTCTGGCGGACACGCCCCCCAAACGAACCATCCGCCGCATTGTGCACAAGGAGCCCCTGCATGCTGCTGTTTGA
- a CDS encoding XdhC family protein, with product MLLFDAIAAAPTPAALVTILHQDGSTPRTAGARMLVFPGNAIQGTIGGGLVEAKAIALAATVLETGVAVTAAYDLAGANGQGMDMICGGRLEVLAEPLDIPARAAFAELTAHLAAGRRAAMRTQLVMVDTGRLDIQREILADPPADAPAWDFCTEGQIRRLTEVHTPPPSLYLFGAGHVSQATAEVAHVAGFRVVVVDDRPEFANAARFPVAARIVTPASYDGLFAAPGLAEEVLGTQSHLAILTRGHRHDATVLAQALRTAAGWIGMIGSRSKRDATYLRLRQEGFGDADFARVACPIGLAIGAQTPGEIAISIVAQLVQHRAALQAGKVCP from the coding sequence ATGCTGCTGTTTGACGCCATTGCCGCCGCGCCGACGCCGGCGGCCCTTGTGACCATCCTGCATCAGGACGGGTCCACCCCCCGCACGGCCGGGGCACGGATGCTCGTGTTCCCCGGCAACGCCATCCAGGGCACCATTGGCGGTGGGCTGGTGGAGGCGAAGGCCATAGCCCTGGCGGCCACGGTGCTGGAGACCGGCGTTGCTGTCACTGCGGCGTACGATCTTGCCGGCGCCAACGGCCAGGGCATGGACATGATCTGCGGCGGCCGCCTGGAAGTCCTGGCCGAACCCCTGGACATCCCGGCGCGGGCCGCCTTCGCCGAGCTGACCGCGCATCTGGCCGCGGGACGACGCGCCGCCATGCGCACCCAACTGGTCATGGTGGACACAGGCCGTCTTGACATCCAGCGCGAGATCCTGGCGGATCCCCCGGCCGATGCGCCGGCCTGGGATTTTTGCACGGAAGGCCAGATCCGGCGGCTGACCGAAGTCCACACCCCGCCGCCCTCGCTCTACCTCTTCGGCGCGGGGCACGTCTCCCAGGCCACGGCCGAAGTGGCCCATGTGGCCGGCTTTCGGGTGGTGGTGGTGGATGACCGGCCGGAATTCGCCAATGCCGCCCGGTTTCCCGTGGCTGCGCGCATCGTGACGCCGGCGTCGTATGACGGGCTGTTCGCTGCCCCGGGCCTGGCCGAGGAAGTCCTCGGGACGCAAAGCCATCTGGCCATCCTCACCCGCGGCCACCGGCACGACGCCACGGTGCTGGCCCAGGCCCTGCGCACGGCGGCGGGCTGGATCGGCATGATCGGCAGCCGCAGCAAGCGCGACGCCACCTACCTGCGCCTGCGGCAGGAGGGGTTTGGCGATGCGGATTTTGCCCGGGTGGCCTGCCCCATCGGCCTGGCCATCGGCGCGCAGACGCCGGGAGAAATCGCCATCAGCATCGTGGCGCAACTGGTGCAGCACCGCGCCGCGCTGCAGGCAGGCAAAGTATGCCCGTGA
- a CDS encoding histidine phosphatase family protein: MPVMFLRHGHVERPGERVYVGQLDLPLSETGRQQARCVAASLAGNTVREIRCSDLSRAREFAAIIAASLECPLVVDPVWREISLGSWEGRAMADVAREHPDAFQARGDDPAGVRPPGGEHFGDVLARVLPAMTALQAQDNGRDIVVVTHAGVIRSLCCHLEHRPWDTLFSLNIPYAGFWKPAHAPQGGCRRDTTA; the protein is encoded by the coding sequence ATGCCCGTGATGTTCCTGCGGCATGGCCATGTGGAACGGCCCGGAGAGCGGGTCTATGTGGGCCAGCTGGACCTGCCCCTGTCCGAAACCGGGCGGCAGCAGGCCCGGTGCGTGGCGGCGTCCCTGGCCGGAAACACCGTCCGGGAAATTCGCTGCAGCGACCTGTCCCGCGCCCGGGAGTTCGCGGCAATCATCGCAGCGTCCCTGGAGTGTCCGCTCGTTGTCGATCCCGTCTGGCGGGAAATCTCCCTGGGCAGCTGGGAAGGCCGGGCCATGGCCGACGTGGCCCGGGAACACCCCGACGCGTTCCAGGCCAGGGGCGACGATCCCGCCGGGGTGCGCCCCCCCGGAGGAGAACATTTTGGCGATGTGCTGGCCCGCGTGCTGCCGGCCATGACGGCCCTGCAGGCCCAAGACAACGGGCGCGACATCGTGGTGGTGACTCACGCCGGGGTCATCCGCTCCCTGTGCTGCCATCTGGAGCATCGTCCCTGGGACACCTTGTTTTCCCTGAACATTCCGTATGCCGGCTTCTGGAAGCCAGCCCATGCACCGCAAGGAGGATGCCGCCGTGACACTACCGCGTGA
- a CDS encoding HEAT repeat domain-containing protein, with protein MTLPRETPPVSVCLQEHSPAPCTPALMTAETYQSMERFELLMHLGHPDMAIRYLAGRAILARFEDAEAILLRELAHPRWTVRQDEALSLLVGLQSRQAGVLLVPMLQHQDERRRLAAIKALRWLTDEADVFVNALGDPCWQVRLESLFALSDFGRPQDAHAFEVLLGDEHPRVRRAAQDALRRWKRRSPLRSLRHALAQQQDLDL; from the coding sequence GTGACACTACCGCGTGAGACACCGCCTGTTTCGGTCTGCCTTCAGGAGCACAGCCCTGCCCCGTGCACGCCCGCGCTGATGACGGCCGAGACCTATCAGTCCATGGAGCGGTTCGAGTTGCTGATGCATCTTGGGCATCCGGACATGGCCATACGATACCTGGCCGGTCGGGCCATCCTGGCCCGCTTTGAAGACGCCGAGGCCATCCTGCTGCGGGAACTGGCCCACCCGCGCTGGACCGTGCGTCAGGACGAGGCCCTCAGCCTGCTGGTGGGACTGCAATCCCGGCAGGCAGGCGTCCTGCTTGTCCCCATGCTCCAGCACCAGGACGAACGCCGCCGCCTGGCCGCGATCAAGGCCCTGCGCTGGCTGACGGACGAGGCGGACGTTTTTGTGAATGCCCTGGGGGATCCCTGCTGGCAGGTGCGGCTGGAGTCCCTCTTTGCCCTGAGCGACTTTGGACGTCCGCAGGATGCGCACGCGTTTGAAGTCCTGCTGGGAGACGAGCACCCCCGGGTGCGCCGGGCGGCCCAGGATGCCCTGCGGCGCTGGAAACGCCGTTCGCCGCTGCGCTCCCTGCGTCACGCCCTGGCGCAGCAGCAGGACCTGGACCTGTGA
- a CDS encoding helix-turn-helix domain-containing protein, producing the protein MTCDLLPQNFVLYKMGGGSIKSGNVMPKTAEAQERDNRGLQFFGERLAGLRKKAGLTQRALAENIGVAVNSIQNYESGKTPSGDVLCRLANVLGCSIDWLLTGVHPAPPAPKSICPELDLERLRDAIEAVEEGLTSIRQTLRPEKKAELIVAAYSLMRTETEAKGSIVTLLRAVV; encoded by the coding sequence ATGACCTGCGACCTGTTGCCACAAAATTTTGTGCTATACAAAATGGGTGGGGGCTCAATAAAAAGCGGAAATGTCATGCCAAAAACAGCTGAGGCGCAGGAAAGAGATAATCGCGGCCTGCAGTTTTTTGGAGAAAGGCTTGCCGGACTACGCAAAAAGGCAGGTCTTACACAACGAGCTCTTGCGGAAAATATTGGTGTTGCGGTCAATTCGATCCAGAACTACGAAAGCGGGAAAACCCCTAGTGGCGATGTCCTATGCAGACTCGCCAACGTGTTGGGGTGTTCTATTGATTGGCTGCTGACTGGCGTGCATCCGGCCCCACCTGCGCCCAAGTCAATATGTCCGGAGCTGGACTTGGAACGCCTGCGGGATGCAATTGAGGCGGTGGAAGAAGGTCTGACGAGCATTCGCCAGACCTTGCGGCCTGAGAAGAAGGCCGAATTGATTGTGGCTGCCTACAGCCTGATGCGCACAGAAACTGAGGCCAAGGGCAGCATTGTGACGTTGTTGCGAGCAGTGGTGTAG